The Oncorhynchus tshawytscha isolate Ot180627B linkage group LG12, Otsh_v2.0, whole genome shotgun sequence genome includes a window with the following:
- the LOC112263454 gene encoding BTB/POZ domain-containing protein 9 isoform X1, which yields MLKKNCNGNMSLDMVKEGDTGIQDKLKGDAALLEHGADDNAQVKGGSSPCATQPNMGCDGAVLLYAMSNSHPLRSLTSVSEIDHLHLLSEHLGALVSGEEYSDVTFVVEGKRFPAHRVILASRCQYFRAMLFNGMKESQPQAEVPLEDTQVEAFSMLLQYLYTGRVSLSTAREDVLLDFLGLAHRYGLQPLEDSTSEFLRTVLHTQNVCLVYDVASLYCLGGLAQACCAYMDRQAPEVLASDCFLTLSKTALLAVVQRDSFAATEREIFQALCRWCRHNCNNEVAAQEVMSAVRLPLMSLMEMLNVVRPSGLLSPDNLLDAIQTRSESRDMDLNYRGMLIPEENIATMKHGAQVVKGELKSALLDGDTQNYDLDHGFSRHPIEEDGRAGIQVKLGQPYIVNHVRLLLWDRDSRSYSYYVEVSMDELDWVRVVDHSKFLCRSWQSLFFTARVCRYVRIVGTHNTVNKVFHLVAFECMFTQRRYILEKGLLVPDRSVATIACGASVIEGVSRSRNALLNGDTSNYDWDSGYTCHQLGSGAIVIQLAQPYMLGSLRLLLWDCDNRSYSYYIELSTNQQQWTKVVDRTKVACRSWQTLVFDKHPASFVRIVGTHNTSNEVGRDEQAREVFHCVHFECPAQLDTEVKEGSPNSKSQQPPLQPESPSQSQLQLPTRPSSASSSSHSHPL from the exons atgtgaCGGTGCCGTCTTGCTGTATGCCATGAGTAACAGCCACCCCCTGCGGTCACTGACCTCGGTTTCAGAGATAGACCACCTGCACCTGCTGTCGGAGCACCTGGGCGCTCTGGTGTCTGGCGAGGAGTACAGTGATGTCACCTTTGTTGTCGAGGGGAAGCGCTTCCCTGCCCACCGGGTCATCTTGGCGTCACGGTGCCAATATttcag aGCCATGCTCTTTAATGGCATGAAAGAGTCCCAGCCCCAGGCCGAGGTGCCCCTGGAGGACACGCAGGTCGAGGCATTCTCCATGCTCCTGCAGTACCTGTACACGGGCCGGGTGAGCCTGAGTACCGCCCGCGAGGACGTTTTACTGGACTTCCTGGGCCTGGCGCACCGCTACGGCCTCCAGCCACTAGAGGACAGCACCTCTGAGTTTCTGCGCACGGTGCTGCACACGCAGAATGTATGCTTGGTGTATGATGTGGCCAGCCTCTACTGCCTGGGGGGCCTGGCGCAGGCGTGCTGCGCCTACATGGACCGGCAGGCGCCCGAGGTGCTGGCATCAGACtgcttcctcactctctctaag aCTGCTCTTCTGGCTGTGGTGCAGCGGGACTCGTTTGCCGCCACCGAGCGGGAGATCTTCCAGGCGCTGTGCCGCTGGTGCCGGCACAACTGTAACAACGAGGTGGCAGCGCAGGAAGTGATGTCGGCAGTGCGCCTGCCCCTCATGAGCCTgatggagatgctaaatgtggtGCGGCCCTCTGGCCTCCTCAGTCCCGACAACTTGCTCGACGCCATTCAGACGCGCTCGGAGAGCCGCGACATGGACCTTAACTACCGAGGCATGCTCA TCCCTGAAGAGAACATTGCCACCATGAAGCACGGTGCCCAGGTGGTGAAGGGCGAGCTGAAGTCGGCCCTGCTGGACGGAGACACACAGAACTATGACCTGGACCACGGCTTCTCCCGGCACCCCATCGAGGAGGACGGGCGAGCAGGCATCCAAGTCAAGCTGGGCCAACCCTACATTGTCAACCACGTACGCCTGCTGCTGTGGGACCGCGACAGCAG gTCGTACTCTTACTATGTGGAAGTGTCTATGGATGAGCTGGACTGGGTGCGTGTAGTGGACCACTCCAAGTTTCTCTGTCGTTCCTGGCAGAGTCTATTCTTCACAGCGCGTGTCTGCAG GTATGTACGCATTGTGGGGACACACAACACCGTGAACAAGGTGTTCCACCTGGTGGCCTTTGAGTGCATGTTCACACAGCGACGATACATTCTGGAGAAAGGACTCCTGG TCCCCGACCGTAGCGTGGCAACCATCGCATGCGGGGCCAGTGTGATCGAGGGTGTGAGCCGGAGCCGCAACGCCCTGCTCAACGGGGACACCTCCAACTACGACTGGGACTCGGGCTACACCTGCCACCAGCTGGGCTCAGGGGCCATCGTCATCCAACTGGCCCAGCCCTACATGTTGGGCTCACTCAG ACTGCTGCTCTGGGACTGTGATAACCGCAGTTACAGTTACTACATCGAGCTGTCCACCAACCAGCAGCAGTGGACCAAGGTGGTGGACCGTACCAAAGTGGCTTGCAG GTCTTGGCAGACGCTGGTGTTTGACAAGCACCCCGCCTCCTTTGTGCGCATCGTGGGGACCCACAACACATCCaacgaggtggggagagatgaGCAGGCTCGGGAA GTGTTCCACTGCGTCCACTTCGAGTGCCCCGCCCAGCTCGACACAGAGGTCAAAGAGGGCAGCCCGAACTCTAAGTCCCAGCAGCCTCCGCTACAGCCCGAATCACcctcccagtcccagctccaACTCCCCACCCGGCCTTCCTCTGCCTCCTCGTCCTCACACTCCCACCCCCTCTAA
- the LOC112263454 gene encoding BTB/POZ domain-containing protein 9 isoform X5, with protein MSNSHPLRSLTSVSEIDHLHLLSEHLGALVSGEEYSDVTFVVEGKRFPAHRVILASRCQYFRAMLFNGMKESQPQAEVPLEDTQVEAFSMLLQYLYTGRVSLSTAREDVLLDFLGLAHRYGLQPLEDSTSEFLRTVLHTQNVCLVYDVASLYCLGGLAQACCAYMDRQAPEVLASDCFLTLSKTALLAVVQRDSFAATEREIFQALCRWCRHNCNNEVAAQEVMSAVRLPLMSLMEMLNVVRPSGLLSPDNLLDAIQTRSESRDMDLNYRGMLIPEENIATMKHGAQVVKGELKSALLDGDTQNYDLDHGFSRHPIEEDGRAGIQVKLGQPYIVNHVRLLLWDRDSRSYSYYVEVSMDELDWVRVVDHSKFLCRSWQSLFFTARVCRYVRIVGTHNTVNKVFHLVAFECMFTQRRYILEKGLLVPDRSVATIACGASVIEGVSRSRNALLNGDTSNYDWDSGYTCHQLGSGAIVIQLAQPYMLGSLRLLLWDCDNRSYSYYIELSTNQQQWTKVVDRTKVACRSWQTLVFDKHPASFVRIVGTHNTSNEVGRDEQAREVFHCVHFECPAQLDTEVKEGSPNSKSQQPPLQPESPSQSQLQLPTRPSSASSSSHSHPL; from the exons ATGAGTAACAGCCACCCCCTGCGGTCACTGACCTCGGTTTCAGAGATAGACCACCTGCACCTGCTGTCGGAGCACCTGGGCGCTCTGGTGTCTGGCGAGGAGTACAGTGATGTCACCTTTGTTGTCGAGGGGAAGCGCTTCCCTGCCCACCGGGTCATCTTGGCGTCACGGTGCCAATATttcag aGCCATGCTCTTTAATGGCATGAAAGAGTCCCAGCCCCAGGCCGAGGTGCCCCTGGAGGACACGCAGGTCGAGGCATTCTCCATGCTCCTGCAGTACCTGTACACGGGCCGGGTGAGCCTGAGTACCGCCCGCGAGGACGTTTTACTGGACTTCCTGGGCCTGGCGCACCGCTACGGCCTCCAGCCACTAGAGGACAGCACCTCTGAGTTTCTGCGCACGGTGCTGCACACGCAGAATGTATGCTTGGTGTATGATGTGGCCAGCCTCTACTGCCTGGGGGGCCTGGCGCAGGCGTGCTGCGCCTACATGGACCGGCAGGCGCCCGAGGTGCTGGCATCAGACtgcttcctcactctctctaag aCTGCTCTTCTGGCTGTGGTGCAGCGGGACTCGTTTGCCGCCACCGAGCGGGAGATCTTCCAGGCGCTGTGCCGCTGGTGCCGGCACAACTGTAACAACGAGGTGGCAGCGCAGGAAGTGATGTCGGCAGTGCGCCTGCCCCTCATGAGCCTgatggagatgctaaatgtggtGCGGCCCTCTGGCCTCCTCAGTCCCGACAACTTGCTCGACGCCATTCAGACGCGCTCGGAGAGCCGCGACATGGACCTTAACTACCGAGGCATGCTCA TCCCTGAAGAGAACATTGCCACCATGAAGCACGGTGCCCAGGTGGTGAAGGGCGAGCTGAAGTCGGCCCTGCTGGACGGAGACACACAGAACTATGACCTGGACCACGGCTTCTCCCGGCACCCCATCGAGGAGGACGGGCGAGCAGGCATCCAAGTCAAGCTGGGCCAACCCTACATTGTCAACCACGTACGCCTGCTGCTGTGGGACCGCGACAGCAG gTCGTACTCTTACTATGTGGAAGTGTCTATGGATGAGCTGGACTGGGTGCGTGTAGTGGACCACTCCAAGTTTCTCTGTCGTTCCTGGCAGAGTCTATTCTTCACAGCGCGTGTCTGCAG GTATGTACGCATTGTGGGGACACACAACACCGTGAACAAGGTGTTCCACCTGGTGGCCTTTGAGTGCATGTTCACACAGCGACGATACATTCTGGAGAAAGGACTCCTGG TCCCCGACCGTAGCGTGGCAACCATCGCATGCGGGGCCAGTGTGATCGAGGGTGTGAGCCGGAGCCGCAACGCCCTGCTCAACGGGGACACCTCCAACTACGACTGGGACTCGGGCTACACCTGCCACCAGCTGGGCTCAGGGGCCATCGTCATCCAACTGGCCCAGCCCTACATGTTGGGCTCACTCAG ACTGCTGCTCTGGGACTGTGATAACCGCAGTTACAGTTACTACATCGAGCTGTCCACCAACCAGCAGCAGTGGACCAAGGTGGTGGACCGTACCAAAGTGGCTTGCAG GTCTTGGCAGACGCTGGTGTTTGACAAGCACCCCGCCTCCTTTGTGCGCATCGTGGGGACCCACAACACATCCaacgaggtggggagagatgaGCAGGCTCGGGAA GTGTTCCACTGCGTCCACTTCGAGTGCCCCGCCCAGCTCGACACAGAGGTCAAAGAGGGCAGCCCGAACTCTAAGTCCCAGCAGCCTCCGCTACAGCCCGAATCACcctcccagtcccagctccaACTCCCCACCCGGCCTTCCTCTGCCTCCTCGTCCTCACACTCCCACCCCCTCTAA
- the LOC112263454 gene encoding BTB/POZ domain-containing protein 9 isoform X4 translates to MGCDGAVLLYAMSNSHPLRSLTSVSEIDHLHLLSEHLGALVSGEEYSDVTFVVEGKRFPAHRVILASRCQYFRAMLFNGMKESQPQAEVPLEDTQVEAFSMLLQYLYTGRVSLSTAREDVLLDFLGLAHRYGLQPLEDSTSEFLRTVLHTQNVCLVYDVASLYCLGGLAQACCAYMDRQAPEVLASDCFLTLSKTALLAVVQRDSFAATEREIFQALCRWCRHNCNNEVAAQEVMSAVRLPLMSLMEMLNVVRPSGLLSPDNLLDAIQTRSESRDMDLNYRGMLIPEENIATMKHGAQVVKGELKSALLDGDTQNYDLDHGFSRHPIEEDGRAGIQVKLGQPYIVNHVRLLLWDRDSRSYSYYVEVSMDELDWVRVVDHSKFLCRSWQSLFFTARVCRYVRIVGTHNTVNKVFHLVAFECMFTQRRYILEKGLLVPDRSVATIACGASVIEGVSRSRNALLNGDTSNYDWDSGYTCHQLGSGAIVIQLAQPYMLGSLRLLLWDCDNRSYSYYIELSTNQQQWTKVVDRTKVACRSWQTLVFDKHPASFVRIVGTHNTSNEVGRDEQAREVFHCVHFECPAQLDTEVKEGSPNSKSQQPPLQPESPSQSQLQLPTRPSSASSSSHSHPL, encoded by the exons atgtgaCGGTGCCGTCTTGCTGTATGCCATGAGTAACAGCCACCCCCTGCGGTCACTGACCTCGGTTTCAGAGATAGACCACCTGCACCTGCTGTCGGAGCACCTGGGCGCTCTGGTGTCTGGCGAGGAGTACAGTGATGTCACCTTTGTTGTCGAGGGGAAGCGCTTCCCTGCCCACCGGGTCATCTTGGCGTCACGGTGCCAATATttcag aGCCATGCTCTTTAATGGCATGAAAGAGTCCCAGCCCCAGGCCGAGGTGCCCCTGGAGGACACGCAGGTCGAGGCATTCTCCATGCTCCTGCAGTACCTGTACACGGGCCGGGTGAGCCTGAGTACCGCCCGCGAGGACGTTTTACTGGACTTCCTGGGCCTGGCGCACCGCTACGGCCTCCAGCCACTAGAGGACAGCACCTCTGAGTTTCTGCGCACGGTGCTGCACACGCAGAATGTATGCTTGGTGTATGATGTGGCCAGCCTCTACTGCCTGGGGGGCCTGGCGCAGGCGTGCTGCGCCTACATGGACCGGCAGGCGCCCGAGGTGCTGGCATCAGACtgcttcctcactctctctaag aCTGCTCTTCTGGCTGTGGTGCAGCGGGACTCGTTTGCCGCCACCGAGCGGGAGATCTTCCAGGCGCTGTGCCGCTGGTGCCGGCACAACTGTAACAACGAGGTGGCAGCGCAGGAAGTGATGTCGGCAGTGCGCCTGCCCCTCATGAGCCTgatggagatgctaaatgtggtGCGGCCCTCTGGCCTCCTCAGTCCCGACAACTTGCTCGACGCCATTCAGACGCGCTCGGAGAGCCGCGACATGGACCTTAACTACCGAGGCATGCTCA TCCCTGAAGAGAACATTGCCACCATGAAGCACGGTGCCCAGGTGGTGAAGGGCGAGCTGAAGTCGGCCCTGCTGGACGGAGACACACAGAACTATGACCTGGACCACGGCTTCTCCCGGCACCCCATCGAGGAGGACGGGCGAGCAGGCATCCAAGTCAAGCTGGGCCAACCCTACATTGTCAACCACGTACGCCTGCTGCTGTGGGACCGCGACAGCAG gTCGTACTCTTACTATGTGGAAGTGTCTATGGATGAGCTGGACTGGGTGCGTGTAGTGGACCACTCCAAGTTTCTCTGTCGTTCCTGGCAGAGTCTATTCTTCACAGCGCGTGTCTGCAG GTATGTACGCATTGTGGGGACACACAACACCGTGAACAAGGTGTTCCACCTGGTGGCCTTTGAGTGCATGTTCACACAGCGACGATACATTCTGGAGAAAGGACTCCTGG TCCCCGACCGTAGCGTGGCAACCATCGCATGCGGGGCCAGTGTGATCGAGGGTGTGAGCCGGAGCCGCAACGCCCTGCTCAACGGGGACACCTCCAACTACGACTGGGACTCGGGCTACACCTGCCACCAGCTGGGCTCAGGGGCCATCGTCATCCAACTGGCCCAGCCCTACATGTTGGGCTCACTCAG ACTGCTGCTCTGGGACTGTGATAACCGCAGTTACAGTTACTACATCGAGCTGTCCACCAACCAGCAGCAGTGGACCAAGGTGGTGGACCGTACCAAAGTGGCTTGCAG GTCTTGGCAGACGCTGGTGTTTGACAAGCACCCCGCCTCCTTTGTGCGCATCGTGGGGACCCACAACACATCCaacgaggtggggagagatgaGCAGGCTCGGGAA GTGTTCCACTGCGTCCACTTCGAGTGCCCCGCCCAGCTCGACACAGAGGTCAAAGAGGGCAGCCCGAACTCTAAGTCCCAGCAGCCTCCGCTACAGCCCGAATCACcctcccagtcccagctccaACTCCCCACCCGGCCTTCCTCTGCCTCCTCGTCCTCACACTCCCACCCCCTCTAA
- the LOC112263454 gene encoding BTB/POZ domain-containing protein 9 isoform X2: MLKNCNGNMSLDMVKEGDTGIQDKLKGDAALLEHGADDNAQVKGGSSPCATQPNMGCDGAVLLYAMSNSHPLRSLTSVSEIDHLHLLSEHLGALVSGEEYSDVTFVVEGKRFPAHRVILASRCQYFRAMLFNGMKESQPQAEVPLEDTQVEAFSMLLQYLYTGRVSLSTAREDVLLDFLGLAHRYGLQPLEDSTSEFLRTVLHTQNVCLVYDVASLYCLGGLAQACCAYMDRQAPEVLASDCFLTLSKTALLAVVQRDSFAATEREIFQALCRWCRHNCNNEVAAQEVMSAVRLPLMSLMEMLNVVRPSGLLSPDNLLDAIQTRSESRDMDLNYRGMLIPEENIATMKHGAQVVKGELKSALLDGDTQNYDLDHGFSRHPIEEDGRAGIQVKLGQPYIVNHVRLLLWDRDSRSYSYYVEVSMDELDWVRVVDHSKFLCRSWQSLFFTARVCRYVRIVGTHNTVNKVFHLVAFECMFTQRRYILEKGLLVPDRSVATIACGASVIEGVSRSRNALLNGDTSNYDWDSGYTCHQLGSGAIVIQLAQPYMLGSLRLLLWDCDNRSYSYYIELSTNQQQWTKVVDRTKVACRSWQTLVFDKHPASFVRIVGTHNTSNEVGRDEQAREVFHCVHFECPAQLDTEVKEGSPNSKSQQPPLQPESPSQSQLQLPTRPSSASSSSHSHPL, encoded by the exons atgtgaCGGTGCCGTCTTGCTGTATGCCATGAGTAACAGCCACCCCCTGCGGTCACTGACCTCGGTTTCAGAGATAGACCACCTGCACCTGCTGTCGGAGCACCTGGGCGCTCTGGTGTCTGGCGAGGAGTACAGTGATGTCACCTTTGTTGTCGAGGGGAAGCGCTTCCCTGCCCACCGGGTCATCTTGGCGTCACGGTGCCAATATttcag aGCCATGCTCTTTAATGGCATGAAAGAGTCCCAGCCCCAGGCCGAGGTGCCCCTGGAGGACACGCAGGTCGAGGCATTCTCCATGCTCCTGCAGTACCTGTACACGGGCCGGGTGAGCCTGAGTACCGCCCGCGAGGACGTTTTACTGGACTTCCTGGGCCTGGCGCACCGCTACGGCCTCCAGCCACTAGAGGACAGCACCTCTGAGTTTCTGCGCACGGTGCTGCACACGCAGAATGTATGCTTGGTGTATGATGTGGCCAGCCTCTACTGCCTGGGGGGCCTGGCGCAGGCGTGCTGCGCCTACATGGACCGGCAGGCGCCCGAGGTGCTGGCATCAGACtgcttcctcactctctctaag aCTGCTCTTCTGGCTGTGGTGCAGCGGGACTCGTTTGCCGCCACCGAGCGGGAGATCTTCCAGGCGCTGTGCCGCTGGTGCCGGCACAACTGTAACAACGAGGTGGCAGCGCAGGAAGTGATGTCGGCAGTGCGCCTGCCCCTCATGAGCCTgatggagatgctaaatgtggtGCGGCCCTCTGGCCTCCTCAGTCCCGACAACTTGCTCGACGCCATTCAGACGCGCTCGGAGAGCCGCGACATGGACCTTAACTACCGAGGCATGCTCA TCCCTGAAGAGAACATTGCCACCATGAAGCACGGTGCCCAGGTGGTGAAGGGCGAGCTGAAGTCGGCCCTGCTGGACGGAGACACACAGAACTATGACCTGGACCACGGCTTCTCCCGGCACCCCATCGAGGAGGACGGGCGAGCAGGCATCCAAGTCAAGCTGGGCCAACCCTACATTGTCAACCACGTACGCCTGCTGCTGTGGGACCGCGACAGCAG gTCGTACTCTTACTATGTGGAAGTGTCTATGGATGAGCTGGACTGGGTGCGTGTAGTGGACCACTCCAAGTTTCTCTGTCGTTCCTGGCAGAGTCTATTCTTCACAGCGCGTGTCTGCAG GTATGTACGCATTGTGGGGACACACAACACCGTGAACAAGGTGTTCCACCTGGTGGCCTTTGAGTGCATGTTCACACAGCGACGATACATTCTGGAGAAAGGACTCCTGG TCCCCGACCGTAGCGTGGCAACCATCGCATGCGGGGCCAGTGTGATCGAGGGTGTGAGCCGGAGCCGCAACGCCCTGCTCAACGGGGACACCTCCAACTACGACTGGGACTCGGGCTACACCTGCCACCAGCTGGGCTCAGGGGCCATCGTCATCCAACTGGCCCAGCCCTACATGTTGGGCTCACTCAG ACTGCTGCTCTGGGACTGTGATAACCGCAGTTACAGTTACTACATCGAGCTGTCCACCAACCAGCAGCAGTGGACCAAGGTGGTGGACCGTACCAAAGTGGCTTGCAG GTCTTGGCAGACGCTGGTGTTTGACAAGCACCCCGCCTCCTTTGTGCGCATCGTGGGGACCCACAACACATCCaacgaggtggggagagatgaGCAGGCTCGGGAA GTGTTCCACTGCGTCCACTTCGAGTGCCCCGCCCAGCTCGACACAGAGGTCAAAGAGGGCAGCCCGAACTCTAAGTCCCAGCAGCCTCCGCTACAGCCCGAATCACcctcccagtcccagctccaACTCCCCACCCGGCCTTCCTCTGCCTCCTCGTCCTCACACTCCCACCCCCTCTAA
- the LOC112263454 gene encoding BTB/POZ domain-containing protein 9 isoform X3, whose amino-acid sequence MLKKNCNGNMSLDMVKEGDTGIQDKLKGDAALLEHGADDNAQVKGGSSPCATQPNMGCDGAVLLYAMSNSHPLRSLTSVSEIDHLHLLSEHLGALVSGEEYSDVTFVVEGKRFPAHRVILASRCQYFRAMLFNGMKESQPQAEVPLEDTQVEAFSMLLQYLYTGRVSLSTAREDVLLDFLGLAHRYGLQPLEDSTSEFLRTVLHTQNVCLVYDVASLYCLGGLAQACCAYMDRQAPEVLASDCFLTLSKTALLAVVQRDSFAATEREIFQALCRWCRHNCNNEVAAQEVMSAVRLPLMSLMEMLNVVRPSGLLSPDNLLDAIQTRSESRDMDLNYRGMLIPEENIATMKHGAQVVKGELKSALLDGDTQNYDLDHGFSRHPIEEDGRAGIQVKLGQPYIVNHVRLLLWDRDSRSYSYYVEVSMDELDWVRVVDHSKFLCRSWQSLFFTARVCRYVRIVGTHNTVNKVFHLVAFECMFTQRRYILEKGLLVPDRSVATIACGASVIEGVSRSRNALLNGDTSNYDWDSGYTCHQLGSGAIVIQLAQPYMLGSLRLLLWDCDNRSYSYYIELSTNQQQWTKVVDRTKVACRSWQTLVFDKHPASFVRIVGTHNTSNEVFHCVHFECPAQLDTEVKEGSPNSKSQQPPLQPESPSQSQLQLPTRPSSASSSSHSHPL is encoded by the exons atgtgaCGGTGCCGTCTTGCTGTATGCCATGAGTAACAGCCACCCCCTGCGGTCACTGACCTCGGTTTCAGAGATAGACCACCTGCACCTGCTGTCGGAGCACCTGGGCGCTCTGGTGTCTGGCGAGGAGTACAGTGATGTCACCTTTGTTGTCGAGGGGAAGCGCTTCCCTGCCCACCGGGTCATCTTGGCGTCACGGTGCCAATATttcag aGCCATGCTCTTTAATGGCATGAAAGAGTCCCAGCCCCAGGCCGAGGTGCCCCTGGAGGACACGCAGGTCGAGGCATTCTCCATGCTCCTGCAGTACCTGTACACGGGCCGGGTGAGCCTGAGTACCGCCCGCGAGGACGTTTTACTGGACTTCCTGGGCCTGGCGCACCGCTACGGCCTCCAGCCACTAGAGGACAGCACCTCTGAGTTTCTGCGCACGGTGCTGCACACGCAGAATGTATGCTTGGTGTATGATGTGGCCAGCCTCTACTGCCTGGGGGGCCTGGCGCAGGCGTGCTGCGCCTACATGGACCGGCAGGCGCCCGAGGTGCTGGCATCAGACtgcttcctcactctctctaag aCTGCTCTTCTGGCTGTGGTGCAGCGGGACTCGTTTGCCGCCACCGAGCGGGAGATCTTCCAGGCGCTGTGCCGCTGGTGCCGGCACAACTGTAACAACGAGGTGGCAGCGCAGGAAGTGATGTCGGCAGTGCGCCTGCCCCTCATGAGCCTgatggagatgctaaatgtggtGCGGCCCTCTGGCCTCCTCAGTCCCGACAACTTGCTCGACGCCATTCAGACGCGCTCGGAGAGCCGCGACATGGACCTTAACTACCGAGGCATGCTCA TCCCTGAAGAGAACATTGCCACCATGAAGCACGGTGCCCAGGTGGTGAAGGGCGAGCTGAAGTCGGCCCTGCTGGACGGAGACACACAGAACTATGACCTGGACCACGGCTTCTCCCGGCACCCCATCGAGGAGGACGGGCGAGCAGGCATCCAAGTCAAGCTGGGCCAACCCTACATTGTCAACCACGTACGCCTGCTGCTGTGGGACCGCGACAGCAG gTCGTACTCTTACTATGTGGAAGTGTCTATGGATGAGCTGGACTGGGTGCGTGTAGTGGACCACTCCAAGTTTCTCTGTCGTTCCTGGCAGAGTCTATTCTTCACAGCGCGTGTCTGCAG GTATGTACGCATTGTGGGGACACACAACACCGTGAACAAGGTGTTCCACCTGGTGGCCTTTGAGTGCATGTTCACACAGCGACGATACATTCTGGAGAAAGGACTCCTGG TCCCCGACCGTAGCGTGGCAACCATCGCATGCGGGGCCAGTGTGATCGAGGGTGTGAGCCGGAGCCGCAACGCCCTGCTCAACGGGGACACCTCCAACTACGACTGGGACTCGGGCTACACCTGCCACCAGCTGGGCTCAGGGGCCATCGTCATCCAACTGGCCCAGCCCTACATGTTGGGCTCACTCAG ACTGCTGCTCTGGGACTGTGATAACCGCAGTTACAGTTACTACATCGAGCTGTCCACCAACCAGCAGCAGTGGACCAAGGTGGTGGACCGTACCAAAGTGGCTTGCAG GTCTTGGCAGACGCTGGTGTTTGACAAGCACCCCGCCTCCTTTGTGCGCATCGTGGGGACCCACAACACATCCaacgag GTGTTCCACTGCGTCCACTTCGAGTGCCCCGCCCAGCTCGACACAGAGGTCAAAGAGGGCAGCCCGAACTCTAAGTCCCAGCAGCCTCCGCTACAGCCCGAATCACcctcccagtcccagctccaACTCCCCACCCGGCCTTCCTCTGCCTCCTCGTCCTCACACTCCCACCCCCTCTAA